One genomic segment of Bombina bombina isolate aBomBom1 chromosome 4, aBomBom1.pri, whole genome shotgun sequence includes these proteins:
- the INSM1 gene encoding insulinoma-associated protein 1, with protein sequence MPKGFLVKRSRKTPSMSYRVRDEEEDCSSAWMLFAVTGQRPPLLCSSGGSPPPTSPDTAAQAPSYSPRPPPAGQFGNPESVQHALYSPTRPVSREQQDKKYLDRNISLGSPVSAESFPTMVTSIDQLLYAPSDLKMSSSGSAGQNQGLALLPTTSSSSAMGGRNPNKRPAELVSKANTSNQSPSHNPQGSSHNPQGSRSHPQGSTPPASLQQLPSLSSKPPAAKKTKAIRKLTFEDEVTTSPVLGLKIKEGPVEPPRPRPQNSGHKPLGEFICQLCKEEYSDPFSLAQHKCSRIVRVEYRCPECDKVFSCPANLASHRRWHKPRPTQPKEEALSDRDTPSPEASESGSEDGLYECPQCAKKFRRQAYLRKHILSHQPPKLSEESMLYQPEADDRRAKSPSGPMNLSSTSECHPCPVCGETFPGKSSQERHIRLLHSAQLYPCKYCPATFYSSPGLTRHINKCHPSENRQVILLQVPVRPAC encoded by the coding sequence ATGCCTAAAGGCTTCCTGGTTAAGAGAAGCAGGAAGACCCCGTCTATGTCCTATAGAGTGCGGGATGAGGAGGAGGACTGCAGCTCAGCTTGGATGCTTTTCGCTGTTACAGGACAGAGGCCTCCTTTACTCTGCTCCAGCGGTGGCTCCCCGCCTCCTACTAGCCCAGACACAGCTGCTCAAGCTCCGTCCTACAGTCCCCGGCCTCCCCCGGCTGGGCAATTTGGGAATCCCGAGTCTGTGCAGCACGCTCTGTACAGCCCGACCCGCCCAGTAAGCCGGGAGCAGCAAGATAAGAAGTATCTGGACCGCAACATCAGCTTGGGCTCCCCAGTGTCAGCAGAGTCCTTCCCGACCATGGTCACCTCTATAGATCAGCTGCTGTACGCCCCATCTGATCTCAAAATGAGCTCCTCGGGCAGCGCTGGGCAAAACCAGGGACTAGCCTTGCTCCCCACGACTTCCTCCTCCTCGGCAATGGGTGGCAGAAATCCCAACAAGAGGCCAGCGGAACTTGTCAGCAAAGCCAACACCAGCAACCAAAGCCCTAGCCACAATCCGCAGGGTTCCAGCCACAATCCGCAGGGTTCAAGGTCGCATCCTCAAGGTTCCACCCCCCCAGCCTCATTACAGCAGCTCCCCTCCTTATCCAGTAAGCCCCCCGCTGCCAAGAAAACCAAAGCCATCCGCAAGTTGACTTTTGAAGATGAAGTGACCACTTCTCCAGTGTTGGGCTTGAAGATCAAGGAGGGCCCAGTGGAGCCGCCTCGGCCTCGCCCTCAGAACTCTGGCCACAAGCCCCTGGGCGAGTTCATTTGCCAGCTGTGTAAGGAGGAATACAGCGACCCGTTCTCCCTGGCTCAGCACAAGTGCTCCCGCATTGTACGCGTAGAGTACCGCTGCCCAGAGTGTGACAAGGTGTTTAGCTGCCCTGCCAACCTGGCATCCCACCGCCGCTGGCACAAACCAAGGCCCACACAGCCGAAGGAGGAGGCCCTAAGTGATCGTGACACCCCCAGCCCAGAAGCCTCCGAGTCCGGCTCTGAGGACGGGCTGTATGAGTGTCCTCAGTGCGCTAAGAAGTTCCGCCGCCAGGCCTATCTGAGGAAGCACATCCTGTCCCACCAACCGCCCAAGCTCTCCGAGGAGTCCATGTTGTACCAACCTGAAGCGGACGATCGCAGAGCTAAAAGCCCATCTGGTCCAATGAACCTCAGCTCCACCTCCGAGTGCCACCCGTGCCCTGTGTGTGGGGAGACATTCCCAGGCAAAAGCAGCCAGGAGCGCCACATTCGCCTCCTGCACTCTGCCCAGCTCTACCCATGCAAGTACTGCCCAGCCACCTTCTATAGCTCGCCAGGTCTCACCAGGCACATCAATAAGTGCCACCCGTCAGAGAACCGGCAGGTCATCCTACTACAAGTGCCCGTGCGCCCAGCCTGCTGA